From the Leucobacter denitrificans genome, one window contains:
- a CDS encoding tetratricopeptide repeat protein has product MSARARAIAGVVTMSILLVLYFVFAGVRAIALLRSTEVIAIVMGVALIVLPLIGVWALLREIVFGYQATKLTDQLADEALLPEELVSETTTRRTVRDEADAAFPRYREAAEAAPESWKAWMRLGLVYDAAGDRKRARSAIRQAISNNRNEIRGSSPQN; this is encoded by the coding sequence GTGAGCGCTCGGGCACGCGCCATCGCGGGCGTCGTCACCATGAGCATCTTGTTGGTGCTCTATTTCGTATTTGCTGGCGTGCGGGCGATTGCGCTGCTGCGATCCACCGAGGTCATCGCGATAGTTATGGGCGTCGCACTGATTGTCTTGCCGCTCATCGGGGTGTGGGCGCTGCTGCGCGAGATTGTCTTCGGATACCAGGCAACGAAGCTCACCGACCAGCTCGCAGATGAAGCGCTGCTTCCTGAAGAACTCGTCTCTGAAACCACCACTCGGCGCACCGTGCGCGACGAGGCTGACGCTGCGTTTCCGCGGTATCGCGAAGCGGCAGAGGCCGCGCCCGAGAGTTGGAAAGCGTGGATGCGTTTGGGGCTCGTATACGACGCTGCGGGCGATCGAAAGCGCGCAAGAAGTGCGATTCGGCAAGCAATTAGCAATAATCGCAACGAAATTCGTGGGAGTTCACCGCAGAATTAG
- the dapB gene encoding 4-hydroxy-tetrahydrodipicolinate reductase: MVSSVAVAGASGRLGSLVCEVVESHPDFELVAKLTSKSGADEGAEADILVDVTSPEVSQEIVERALGRGQQVLIGTSGWSAERIAGLEQTMSQFADQGAIVVPNFSLGSVLGTALAQIAAPYFASIEVIEAHHPKKIDSPSGTAVRTAELMAEAREAANSEPLLAPFTEQRARGELVAGIPVHSLRLTGVVAKQEVRFGGPGEVLCLVHDTHSNDAYVAGIRAALEAVREARGVTVGLDSVLGIGRSE; this comes from the coding sequence ATGGTTTCTAGTGTCGCGGTTGCGGGAGCGTCGGGAAGACTCGGTTCGCTGGTGTGTGAGGTAGTTGAATCGCATCCAGATTTTGAACTCGTGGCCAAGCTCACCAGCAAGAGCGGAGCTGATGAGGGCGCAGAAGCCGACATTCTTGTCGATGTGACCTCGCCTGAGGTGTCGCAAGAGATTGTCGAGCGGGCGCTCGGTCGTGGTCAACAGGTGCTCATTGGTACGAGCGGGTGGTCTGCAGAGCGCATCGCCGGGCTCGAGCAAACCATGTCGCAGTTTGCGGACCAGGGGGCGATCGTTGTGCCGAATTTCTCGCTGGGGTCAGTCCTCGGCACGGCGCTTGCGCAAATCGCGGCGCCGTATTTCGCGAGCATTGAGGTCATCGAGGCTCACCATCCGAAGAAGATTGACTCACCGTCTGGCACGGCCGTGAGAACCGCGGAACTTATGGCCGAGGCGCGCGAGGCCGCAAATTCTGAGCCACTGCTGGCGCCTTTCACTGAGCAACGAGCGCGGGGTGAACTCGTAGCTGGCATTCCAGTACATAGCTTGCGCCTCACGGGCGTGGTTGCGAAGCAAGAGGTTCGTTTTGGCGGGCCGGGCGAGGTGCTGTGCCTTGTGCATGACACGCACTCGAACGATGCGTACGTTGCTGGTATCCGTGCCGCGCTCGAAGCGGTGCGTGAGGCCCGCGGCGTGACCGTGGGCCTTGACTCGGTGCTCGGCATAGGGCGCAGCGAGTGA
- a CDS encoding APC family permease, with protein MSKYDLASADPATRTLDSVSGISKKGLESGTVGVVGALVIGLSVCAPAYTLTSAVGPAASEVGFQTPAIFLVGFIPMLLVAIGYRALNSAMPDSGTSFTWASRAFGPWIGWMAGWGLIAATVLVLSNLAGIAVEFLFQSIAIMADNPAIADIADNRYINILVCLCFMAIATFISYRGMTSTKIFQYITVIFQVGVLFWFIVAMFIGAADPANTEGSMPELSWFNPLEVSSFSAFAAGIAVSIFVYWGWDTVLTMGEETKKSKGRMSTESKAAMILVVILLVMYVGTAAATVAYAGIGHGPTGLGNSDIAENVFAALAHPVMGPAAILLSLAILVSAMASINSTAISPARTLLAMSHYGALPKSIKKIHPKHKSPYVALLWSSVVASVFYAIMRFISEDVLWDTITALGMMVCFYYGITALASTWYFRKIGLKEGAGSLISKVVLPGIGGVLLLVVFVQTTYDSMDPAFGSGSSIAGLGLVGVIGVVVLGIGVLLMFIQSRFSPDFFKGKILGKADATNDTQVLEVFDDGLEG; from the coding sequence ATGAGTAAGTACGACCTTGCGAGTGCGGATCCGGCAACCCGCACACTCGATTCGGTATCGGGCATTAGCAAGAAGGGTCTAGAATCCGGCACAGTCGGCGTCGTCGGCGCACTGGTGATCGGGCTCTCCGTTTGTGCTCCCGCATACACACTGACCTCAGCGGTTGGCCCCGCTGCGAGCGAGGTCGGATTCCAAACTCCTGCGATCTTTCTTGTCGGGTTTATCCCGATGCTGCTCGTAGCGATCGGATACCGGGCGCTCAACTCCGCAATGCCCGACTCTGGCACATCTTTCACCTGGGCATCGCGAGCATTCGGCCCGTGGATTGGCTGGATGGCTGGTTGGGGACTCATCGCCGCAACCGTGCTCGTTCTCTCGAACCTCGCGGGAATCGCGGTCGAGTTTCTCTTCCAATCGATCGCGATCATGGCCGACAACCCGGCGATCGCAGATATCGCCGACAACCGCTATATCAACATCCTCGTGTGTCTGTGCTTCATGGCGATCGCAACGTTTATCTCCTATCGCGGTATGACCTCGACGAAGATCTTCCAGTACATCACCGTGATCTTCCAGGTCGGAGTGCTCTTCTGGTTTATCGTCGCGATGTTCATTGGCGCCGCCGACCCTGCGAACACTGAGGGGTCGATGCCCGAGCTCTCGTGGTTCAACCCACTTGAGGTATCGAGCTTTAGCGCGTTTGCCGCGGGTATCGCCGTTTCGATCTTCGTGTACTGGGGCTGGGACACGGTGCTCACCATGGGTGAGGAAACGAAGAAGTCAAAGGGTCGCATGTCGACCGAAAGCAAGGCCGCGATGATTCTCGTTGTGATCTTGCTCGTCATGTACGTTGGCACCGCGGCGGCTACTGTTGCGTACGCGGGCATTGGTCACGGCCCGACAGGTCTCGGTAACTCAGATATTGCGGAGAACGTCTTCGCTGCACTCGCGCACCCGGTAATGGGGCCCGCCGCTATTCTGCTGTCGCTCGCGATTCTCGTCTCTGCAATGGCATCGATCAACTCGACCGCAATTTCGCCGGCACGTACCCTGCTCGCGATGTCTCACTATGGCGCGCTCCCGAAGTCGATCAAGAAGATTCACCCGAAACACAAGTCACCGTACGTGGCTCTGCTGTGGTCGTCGGTTGTGGCGTCGGTGTTTTACGCGATCATGCGTTTCATCAGCGAAGACGTGCTTTGGGACACAATTACCGCGCTTGGCATGATGGTCTGTTTCTACTACGGCATCACGGCGCTCGCGAGCACCTGGTACTTCCGCAAGATCGGGCTGAAGGAGGGCGCGGGATCGCTGATCTCCAAGGTCGTGCTCCCCGGTATCGGTGGCGTGCTGCTCCTCGTCGTGTTCGTGCAGACCACGTACGACAGCATGGATCCGGCGTTCGGCTCGGGTAGTTCCATCGCCGGACTCGGTCTCGTCGGTGTCATCGGCGTTGTCGTGCTCGGCATTGGTGTGCTGCTGATGTTTATTCAGTCGCGCTTCTCGCCTGACTTCTTTAAGGGCAAGATCTTGGGCAAGGCCGATGCCACGAATGACACCCAGGTACTTGAGGTATTCGACGACGGTCTCGAAGGTTAG
- the dapA gene encoding 4-hydroxy-tetrahydrodipicolinate synthase: MANVENPFGQVLVALVTPFDSEGEVDWAATEQLIEQCITSGADGIVVTGTTGETSTLTDPEKIKLVEVTKAVSSGRAKVITGGGSNETAHAIELYKASEKAGADGVMIVTPYYNKPTQAGLLTHFRMVADATDLPVILYDIPGRTGVPIKYETLLRLAKHPNILAVKDAKGDFSEVSRVLNQTDLMYFSGDDANVLPHLAIGATGMISVTANITAAPYRVIADAVNAGDLHTARDAHQKLEPLVRATMTHVPGTVAAKYILHGLGRISSPRVRLPLVGPEEWEAALIEDELALVKDVPGVDFSDFRPDRNAAAGGALPKIAGTTR; encoded by the coding sequence GTGGCAAACGTAGAGAATCCTTTCGGACAGGTGCTTGTTGCACTCGTGACCCCCTTCGATTCCGAGGGCGAGGTCGACTGGGCTGCAACAGAACAACTCATCGAGCAGTGCATCACAAGTGGTGCAGACGGCATCGTGGTGACCGGCACGACCGGTGAAACCTCGACCCTCACCGACCCCGAGAAGATTAAGCTCGTCGAGGTCACAAAGGCGGTGTCATCGGGACGAGCGAAGGTCATTACCGGTGGTGGCTCGAACGAGACCGCGCACGCCATTGAGCTGTACAAGGCCAGCGAGAAGGCTGGAGCCGACGGTGTGATGATCGTGACGCCGTACTACAACAAGCCCACCCAAGCAGGGCTGCTCACGCACTTCCGCATGGTCGCTGACGCGACAGATCTTCCGGTGATCCTGTATGACATTCCCGGTCGTACCGGCGTGCCGATTAAGTACGAGACGCTGCTGCGTCTCGCGAAACATCCGAACATTCTCGCGGTAAAAGACGCGAAGGGTGATTTCAGTGAGGTGAGCCGAGTGCTTAACCAAACCGATCTCATGTATTTCTCGGGTGATGACGCGAATGTGCTGCCACACCTCGCGATTGGTGCGACAGGCATGATTAGCGTGACGGCAAATATCACTGCGGCACCGTATCGGGTCATCGCTGATGCGGTGAATGCTGGCGACTTGCACACTGCGCGTGACGCACATCAAAAGCTTGAGCCGCTAGTGCGCGCAACGATGACGCATGTTCCTGGCACCGTGGCTGCGAAATACATTCTTCACGGACTCGGCCGTATTTCGAGCCCGCGTGTTCGACTTCCCTTGGTGGGCCCCGAAGAGTGGGAGGCCGCTCTCATCGAGGATGAGCTCGCGCTTGTGAAGGACGTGCCGGGTGTCGACTTCTCAGACTTCAGGCCGGACCGCAATGCGGCTGCCGGCGGTGCGCTGCCAAAGATTGCAGGCACAACCCGCTAA
- a CDS encoding polyribonucleotide nucleotidyltransferase: MEGPEIKFAEAVLDNGKFGKRTIRFEAGRLAQQSQGAVAAYLDEETMLLSATSASKQPKDHFDFFPLTVDVEERSYAAGKIPGSFFRREGRPSTEAILVCRLIDRPLRPSFVDGLRNEVQIVVTVLSIAPGEFYDALAINAASMSTQISGLPFSGPIAGVRLALIGDQWVAFPTAEQLTEAVFDLMVAGRVITNADGSEDVAIMMVEAEATEVSWDLIKAGATKPDEAIVAQGLEAAKPFLTQLVKAQEQLAAQSAKEVQEYPVFLPYADEVYAAVEALAESELSSIYQIADKQERQDADDALKARVKEAIAAKVEAGELPAEADAQVSAAYKSVTKKIVRGRILTEGARIDGRGLRDIRALDAEVQVIPRVHGSAIFQRGETQILGVSTLNMLKMEQQIDSLSPTTSKRYMHHYNFPPYSTGETGRVGSPKRREIGHGFLAERALVPVLPSREEFPYAIRQVSEALGSNGSTSMGSVCASTLSLLNAGVPLRAPVAGIAMGLVSDTVNGETRYATLTDILGAEDALGDMDFKVAGTSEFVTALQLDTKLDGIPSDVLAGALSQAKEARTAILEVIDQAIDSPDEMAPTAPRVISVQIPVDKIGELIGPKGKTINGIQDETGADISIDDDGTVYIGAVDGPSAEAARVQVNAIANPTNPEVGEQYLGTVVKNAAFGAFVSLLPGKDGLLHISEVRKLVGGKRIDSVDEVLSVGQKILVKITKVDDRGKLSLEPVLEEKAEESAEAEVPAEAAAE, from the coding sequence GTGGAGGGTCCTGAAATCAAGTTCGCCGAGGCCGTACTCGACAATGGTAAGTTCGGCAAGCGTACGATCCGTTTCGAGGCAGGCCGCCTCGCTCAGCAGTCTCAGGGTGCAGTTGCTGCATACCTCGACGAAGAGACCATGCTGCTCTCGGCAACGAGCGCGTCAAAGCAGCCAAAAGATCACTTCGACTTCTTCCCGCTGACCGTCGACGTCGAAGAACGTTCATACGCAGCCGGCAAGATTCCCGGTTCGTTCTTCCGCCGCGAAGGCCGCCCCTCGACCGAGGCAATCCTCGTGTGCCGCCTCATCGACCGCCCGCTGCGCCCGTCATTCGTTGACGGCCTGCGCAACGAGGTGCAGATCGTTGTCACTGTGCTGTCGATCGCTCCGGGCGAGTTCTACGATGCCCTCGCAATCAACGCTGCATCGATGTCAACCCAGATCTCGGGCCTTCCGTTCTCCGGTCCAATTGCGGGCGTTCGTCTCGCGCTGATCGGCGACCAGTGGGTCGCGTTCCCGACCGCTGAGCAGCTTACCGAGGCAGTCTTTGACCTCATGGTTGCTGGTCGCGTCATCACGAACGCTGATGGCTCAGAAGACGTCGCCATCATGATGGTTGAGGCAGAAGCAACTGAGGTCTCATGGGACCTCATCAAGGCCGGTGCAACGAAGCCAGACGAGGCAATTGTTGCGCAGGGTCTCGAGGCCGCTAAGCCGTTCCTCACCCAGCTCGTTAAGGCTCAGGAGCAGCTCGCTGCACAGTCGGCTAAGGAGGTGCAGGAGTACCCAGTATTCCTCCCATACGCTGACGAGGTGTACGCAGCAGTTGAGGCGCTTGCAGAGTCCGAGCTTTCGTCGATCTACCAGATTGCCGACAAGCAGGAGCGCCAGGACGCAGATGACGCATTGAAGGCACGCGTCAAGGAGGCAATCGCCGCAAAGGTTGAAGCTGGAGAACTTCCGGCAGAAGCCGACGCTCAGGTATCTGCAGCGTACAAGTCGGTCACCAAGAAGATCGTTCGCGGTCGCATTCTTACCGAGGGCGCACGCATCGACGGTCGCGGTTTGCGTGACATTCGTGCGCTTGACGCAGAGGTTCAGGTTATTCCTCGCGTGCACGGTTCGGCCATCTTCCAGCGTGGCGAGACCCAGATTCTCGGTGTCTCAACACTGAACATGCTCAAGATGGAGCAGCAGATCGACTCGCTGTCGCCCACGACTTCGAAGCGCTACATGCACCACTACAACTTCCCTCCATACTCGACCGGTGAGACCGGCCGCGTGGGAAGCCCGAAGCGCCGCGAGATCGGTCACGGCTTCCTTGCCGAGCGCGCGCTTGTGCCAGTTCTGCCAAGTCGCGAGGAGTTCCCGTACGCGATCCGCCAGGTATCCGAGGCTCTCGGTTCGAACGGTTCGACCTCGATGGGTTCTGTCTGCGCATCGACACTGTCGCTGCTCAACGCTGGTGTGCCACTGCGCGCACCGGTTGCTGGCATCGCTATGGGCCTTGTCTCTGACACGGTGAACGGTGAGACGCGTTACGCAACGCTCACCGACATCCTCGGTGCAGAAGACGCGCTCGGCGACATGGACTTCAAGGTCGCAGGTACCTCGGAGTTCGTGACTGCACTGCAGCTCGATACCAAGCTCGACGGAATCCCCTCCGACGTTCTCGCAGGCGCACTGTCGCAGGCGAAAGAGGCGCGTACCGCGATCCTCGAGGTTATTGACCAGGCGATCGACAGCCCAGATGAGATGGCACCCACCGCACCTCGCGTGATCAGTGTGCAGATTCCGGTCGACAAGATCGGTGAGCTCATTGGGCCAAAGGGCAAGACCATTAACGGTATTCAAGATGAGACCGGCGCCGACATCTCGATTGACGACGATGGCACGGTCTACATTGGTGCGGTTGACGGGCCCTCTGCAGAGGCCGCGCGCGTTCAGGTGAACGCTATTGCGAACCCGACGAACCCTGAGGTGGGCGAACAGTACCTCGGTACGGTTGTGAAGAACGCAGCGTTCGGTGCGTTCGTTTCGCTGCTCCCTGGCAAGGACGGGCTGCTGCACATCTCTGAGGTGCGCAAGCTCGTCGGCGGTAAGCGCATCGACTCGGTCGACGAAGTGCTCTCCGTCGGTCAGAAGATCCTTGTGAAGATCACCAAGGTCGACGACCGCGGCAAGCTCTCGCTCGAACCTGTGCTCGAAGAAAAGGCCGAGGAGTCGGCTGAGGCTGAGGTTCCAGCAGAGGCAGCTGCCGAGTAA
- a CDS encoding M16 family metallopeptidase, translating to MRDPILLPLDLPELAVDLSGGDVRRTVHPSGLRVLTERMPASRSVSIGFWVGVGSRDEQAERSDAPGSLGSTHFLEHLLFKGTPTRDAYEIATGFDRIGAEHNALTAKEYTCYYAKVRDADFEQAVTSLADMVTNSVLDTNEFETERGVILEELAMAADDLADVANERFFEEVFGDHPLGRPIGGNAETILAANRDDVDRHYHHRYDPSTLVITAAGAVDHDRLVALALAALDASHEERWRTNVSRVPVRRATAEVVENAVPVCSSQRVVKVDRPSEQINLLLGTNGLPTGDPRRFAFGIMNSVLGGGMSSRLFQEIREKRGLAYTAYSFGASYTDAGLFGIYAGSAPEKTAAVLEVSKNELARMAADGITEEEFERSLGQIAGSSALALEDSDTRMGRLARAELGTGELYDLDASLERFEAVTAEEITSVASMLAESPLTVVAVGDVAKAVIPEQ from the coding sequence ATGCGTGATCCAATCCTGCTCCCACTCGACCTGCCCGAACTCGCTGTCGATCTCAGCGGCGGTGACGTGCGGCGTACGGTGCACCCGAGCGGCCTGAGGGTGCTCACTGAGCGCATGCCCGCATCGCGGTCCGTGAGCATCGGTTTTTGGGTGGGCGTGGGCTCGCGCGACGAGCAGGCAGAGCGCAGCGATGCGCCTGGCAGCCTGGGATCCACGCACTTTCTCGAGCACCTGCTGTTCAAGGGCACACCGACGCGCGACGCGTATGAGATTGCGACCGGCTTCGATCGCATCGGTGCCGAGCACAACGCGCTCACCGCAAAGGAGTACACCTGCTATTACGCGAAGGTGCGTGACGCCGACTTCGAACAGGCAGTTACGTCGCTCGCCGACATGGTGACCAACTCGGTGCTCGACACGAACGAGTTTGAGACCGAACGAGGCGTTATTCTCGAGGAGCTCGCGATGGCTGCAGATGACCTCGCAGACGTCGCGAACGAGCGCTTCTTCGAAGAGGTTTTCGGTGACCACCCACTGGGCAGGCCGATCGGTGGCAACGCTGAGACGATCCTCGCTGCGAATCGCGACGATGTGGATCGGCATTACCACCACCGGTACGACCCGTCGACTCTGGTAATTACGGCGGCTGGTGCAGTGGATCATGACCGCTTGGTCGCGCTCGCACTGGCTGCGCTTGATGCCTCGCATGAAGAGCGGTGGCGCACCAATGTGTCTCGTGTTCCCGTGCGCCGCGCGACTGCCGAAGTTGTCGAGAACGCGGTTCCTGTGTGTTCTTCCCAGCGGGTCGTGAAGGTGGATCGGCCGAGCGAGCAGATCAACCTCCTGCTCGGCACGAATGGGTTGCCTACCGGAGACCCTCGCCGCTTCGCCTTCGGCATTATGAATTCGGTGCTAGGCGGGGGCATGTCGAGTCGTCTCTTCCAAGAGATTCGCGAGAAGCGCGGTCTGGCATACACCGCATACTCGTTCGGTGCGAGCTACACTGACGCCGGACTCTTCGGAATCTATGCAGGCAGCGCTCCCGAGAAGACGGCGGCCGTGCTCGAGGTGAGCAAGAATGAGCTCGCTCGCATGGCAGCTGATGGCATTACCGAAGAGGAGTTCGAGCGTTCGCTCGGGCAAATCGCGGGCTCCTCGGCGCTCGCGCTCGAAGACTCGGACACACGAATGGGGCGTCTCGCGAGAGCAGAACTGGGTACGGGGGAGCTTTACGATCTCGACGCTTCGCTCGAGCGGTTCGAAGCGGTCACTGCTGAGGAGATCACCTCGGTCGCTTCGATGCTTGCGGAATCACCGCTCACGGTCGTCGCTGTTGGCGATGTCGCGAAGGCCGTAATCCCCGAGCAATAG
- a CDS encoding biotin carboxylase, whose amino-acid sequence MTAARPLEAPLRTIEEIKTYLAESPQPIFYLSRSATNLLGVERVAKGFRFITLSDSWDGRHPRAFTPTNIPKLEPRGNVSVANWLLQNDQVQRYIAEHTPTGYTPQIVIAMFDEKTEQLCSELGYELIMPTVALRKRLDSKIVTTELGNEAGTPSVPNILTQISSWDDLRAQAEAAGLGDRLVIQLPYGDSGRTTYFVSSRADFDKVESEITGQGASAPQIKVMRYINHQPLASEAIITSAGTVVGPVLRENTGHPELTRYKGGWSGSEMYPSLVSAEIRAKVMEVVQKFCARLSQEGYRGILEVSTLLDTDTGDVYLGELNPRISGSSSHSNLQGLIGAPGRPVPHPALPLFAFHLLEYAGVPLELDLDAIHAEAAAALDGQTWSTLVMQHQRDTTEWLTEAPQTGRYRVGDDGSLEFVSPDLDWQTIEEPNEAFWFRSVGVGEVASRGLDLGMLITRRRSQEQHYALTEHTKRLIPALLGKYRGKKMSTFERYMRAGIRRLRGE is encoded by the coding sequence ATGACTGCAGCTCGGCCGCTTGAGGCTCCACTCCGCACAATCGAAGAGATCAAGACCTACCTTGCGGAATCACCCCAGCCGATCTTTTACCTCAGCCGCAGCGCCACAAACCTCTTGGGCGTCGAACGCGTTGCCAAAGGATTTCGTTTCATCACGCTGAGCGATAGTTGGGACGGGCGGCATCCTCGTGCGTTCACCCCCACGAATATTCCGAAGCTCGAACCGCGTGGCAACGTGAGCGTCGCCAACTGGTTGCTGCAAAACGATCAGGTGCAGCGCTATATCGCAGAGCACACACCTACCGGGTACACCCCACAGATCGTCATTGCGATGTTTGACGAGAAGACCGAGCAGCTGTGTTCCGAGCTCGGGTACGAACTCATCATGCCCACTGTTGCGCTTCGCAAGCGCCTCGACTCGAAGATCGTCACCACCGAGCTTGGCAATGAGGCTGGCACGCCGAGCGTTCCCAACATCCTTACGCAAATCAGCAGCTGGGACGACCTGCGCGCCCAGGCTGAGGCGGCGGGTCTCGGTGACCGTTTGGTGATCCAACTCCCCTACGGTGACTCGGGCCGCACGACCTATTTCGTGTCGTCTCGTGCCGACTTTGACAAGGTTGAATCTGAGATCACCGGACAAGGCGCGAGCGCACCGCAAATCAAGGTGATGCGCTACATCAATCACCAGCCCCTCGCCTCGGAAGCAATCATCACGAGCGCTGGCACCGTTGTCGGGCCAGTGCTTCGCGAGAACACCGGCCACCCAGAACTCACCCGCTATAAGGGTGGGTGGTCTGGTAGCGAGATGTACCCGTCGCTCGTCTCAGCAGAAATCCGCGCAAAGGTCATGGAGGTCGTCCAGAAGTTTTGCGCCAGGCTTTCGCAAGAGGGGTACCGCGGCATTCTCGAGGTGAGCACACTGCTCGACACCGATACGGGCGACGTCTACCTCGGTGAACTCAATCCGCGAATCAGTGGATCGTCCTCCCACTCAAACCTTCAGGGCCTCATTGGTGCGCCTGGCCGACCCGTTCCACACCCGGCGCTGCCACTCTTTGCGTTTCACCTACTCGAATACGCCGGGGTGCCTCTCGAACTTGATCTCGATGCGATTCACGCGGAGGCAGCTGCTGCCCTCGACGGGCAGACCTGGTCGACGCTCGTGATGCAGCATCAGCGAGACACTACAGAATGGCTCACCGAAGCCCCGCAAACCGGTCGGTATCGCGTCGGCGACGATGGATCGCTCGAGTTCGTTTCACCCGACCTTGACTGGCAGACCATTGAAGAACCAAACGAAGCCTTCTGGTTTCGGAGTGTTGGTGTTGGTGAGGTCGCTTCGCGGGGGCTCGACCTCGGCATGCTCATCACACGCCGCAGATCACAAGAACAACACTACGCGCTCACCGAGCACACGAAACGCCTCATCCCCGCACTCCTCGGTAAGTACCGCGGCAAGAAGATGTCAACGTTCGAGCGCTACATGCGAGCCGGGATTCGCCGCCTGCGCGGCGAATAG
- a CDS encoding thymidylate synthase, whose translation MSAQAIHTPYEDLLREILEHGTPKSDRTGTGTRSLFGKQIRFDLAESFPLITTKRVHFKSVAIELLWFLRGESNIEFLRENGVTIWDEWADENGDLGPVYGVQWRSWPTPSGEHIDQISQVVDQIRSDPDSRRLIVSAWNVADIPSMALAPCHAFFQFYVADGKLSCQLYQRSADMFLGVPFNIASYALLTLMVAQQTGLEPGEFVWTGGDCHIYDNHVEQVQKQLSRDAFPYPRIEIAKAASILDYSYDDFEVVGYEHHPGIKAPVAV comes from the coding sequence ATGAGTGCTCAGGCGATCCACACCCCGTACGAGGACCTGCTGCGAGAGATTCTCGAGCATGGCACGCCGAAGTCAGATCGCACCGGAACGGGTACGAGAAGCCTGTTCGGCAAGCAGATTCGCTTCGACCTTGCCGAGTCGTTTCCGCTGATCACGACGAAGCGCGTGCACTTCAAGTCGGTAGCAATCGAGCTGCTTTGGTTTTTGCGCGGCGAGAGCAATATCGAGTTCCTGCGTGAGAACGGCGTCACGATTTGGGACGAATGGGCCGATGAAAACGGTGACCTTGGGCCTGTGTACGGGGTGCAGTGGCGCTCCTGGCCGACCCCGTCGGGCGAGCACATCGACCAGATCTCCCAGGTGGTGGATCAGATTCGGAGTGATCCGGACTCACGACGGCTCATCGTGTCGGCGTGGAACGTGGCAGATATACCGAGCATGGCCCTCGCGCCGTGCCACGCGTTCTTCCAGTTCTACGTTGCCGATGGCAAGCTTTCGTGCCAGCTGTATCAGCGATCCGCCGACATGTTCTTGGGTGTTCCGTTCAATATTGCGTCGTACGCGCTGCTCACCCTGATGGTCGCGCAGCAAACCGGGCTCGAACCGGGCGAGTTTGTGTGGACCGGCGGGGACTGCCACATCTATGACAACCACGTTGAGCAGGTGCAGAAGCAGCTTTCTCGAGACGCATTTCCGTACCCCCGAATTGAGATCGCGAAGGCAGCGTCGATCCTCGACTATTCGTACGACGACTTTGAGGTCGTGGGCTACGAGCACCACCCCGGTATCAAAGCGCCCGTGGCGGTCTAG
- a CDS encoding dihydrofolate reductase: protein MRVGMVWAEARDGAIGRDGEMPWHLPEDLAHFREVTSGSPVIMGRRTWESLPERFRPLPGRENIVVSRDSEFVAAGARSVTSLEAALASVDSDVSIVWIMGGGQLYRAAMPLADELVVTRIGLDVPDADTFAPTIGAEWELADPGLPLVAANGLKYSFERYLRNASALHPVT, encoded by the coding sequence ATGCGCGTCGGAATGGTGTGGGCCGAGGCGCGCGACGGTGCTATCGGCCGAGATGGTGAGATGCCCTGGCACCTGCCAGAAGACCTGGCGCACTTTCGCGAGGTAACGAGCGGATCGCCGGTGATAATGGGGCGCCGCACCTGGGAGTCACTGCCAGAGCGGTTTCGGCCGCTTCCTGGCCGCGAGAACATCGTAGTTTCACGAGACAGCGAGTTTGTGGCAGCAGGTGCCCGATCAGTGACGTCGCTCGAAGCCGCCTTAGCGAGCGTCGACAGCGATGTCTCAATTGTGTGGATCATGGGTGGCGGCCAGCTCTATCGGGCTGCAATGCCGCTCGCAGACGAACTCGTGGTGACTCGCATCGGCTTAGACGTGCCAGACGCAGATACGTTTGCGCCGACCATTGGTGCGGAGTGGGAACTCGCCGATCCCGGGCTGCCACTTGTTGCCGCGAATGGGCTGAAATACAGCTTCGAGCGCTACCTCCGCAACGCATCAGCATTGCATCCGGTAACCTAG